One Peromyscus leucopus breed LL Stock chromosome 14, UCI_PerLeu_2.1, whole genome shotgun sequence genomic window carries:
- the LOC114705024 gene encoding enhancer of rudimentary homolog, protein MSHTILLVQPTKRPEGRTYADYESVNECMEGVCKMYEEHLKRMNPNSPSITYDISQLFDFIHDLADLSCLVYRADTQTYQPYNKDWIKEKIYVLLRRQAQQAGK, encoded by the coding sequence ATGTCTCACACCATTTTGTTGGTACAGCCTACCAAGAGACCAGAAGGCAGGACTTACGCTGACTATGAGTCTGTGAATGAGTGCATGGAAGGTGTTTGTAAAATGTATGAAGAACATCTGAAGAGAATGAATCCCAACAGCCCCTCCATCACATACGATATCAGTCAGTTGTTTGACTTTATCCATGATCTGGCAGATCTCAGCTGTCTTGTTTACCGAGCTGATACACAGACGTACCAGCCTTATAACAAAGACTGGATCAAAGAGAAGATCTACGTGCTCCTTCGTCGACAGGCCCAACAGGCTGGGAAGTAG